The following proteins are co-located in the Polystyrenella longa genome:
- a CDS encoding DUF2156 domain-containing protein — protein sequence MSTVPSAYLAPSLPAPSLRVVHDVKEERREQLRRNGNFSLSYHTLQEGLKYHHSDWGYIAYEKKWGYTFVLADPVVDPNYTEEALDDFLAHHKKPSFCQVSAPMARLLQDRGFLINEFGTEFEIDLSDYTISGKKKRHIKEATNRLRNLGMQVVERSISELDRSEVEAVSDTWRDGKVVKENETRFLSRGIVLEDEEDVRKFYLLDSDGSIVAYIYFDPIYQDDEVIGYLSNIKRHREDAPRDFDFAMTWHAIQQFQQEGKQILSLGMAPFYELEDTNPEFQPNKVTSYCLRKIYQHSKRTMLNFEGMAAHKRRYRGDSFKVYYASPARFNVLRLLTLGKVCRMF from the coding sequence GTGAGTACCGTCCCCAGCGCTTATCTCGCTCCCAGTCTACCCGCGCCCTCCTTGCGCGTCGTTCACGACGTCAAAGAAGAACGGCGGGAACAATTACGCCGTAATGGCAACTTCTCCCTTTCGTACCACACCCTGCAGGAGGGTTTGAAATACCACCACTCCGACTGGGGATACATCGCCTACGAAAAGAAATGGGGATACACCTTCGTCCTGGCCGATCCGGTCGTCGATCCAAACTACACTGAAGAAGCACTCGACGACTTCCTCGCGCATCATAAGAAGCCCTCCTTCTGTCAGGTCAGCGCACCGATGGCCCGGTTACTGCAGGATCGTGGTTTCCTGATTAATGAGTTCGGCACCGAATTCGAAATCGATCTGTCAGACTACACGATCTCAGGAAAAAAGAAACGACATATCAAAGAAGCCACGAACCGACTGCGAAACTTGGGAATGCAGGTGGTCGAACGCTCGATTTCAGAACTGGACCGGTCCGAAGTTGAAGCGGTCTCCGATACTTGGCGCGATGGTAAAGTCGTGAAGGAAAACGAAACACGGTTTCTTTCCCGTGGCATCGTTCTGGAAGACGAAGAAGACGTCCGAAAATTCTATCTTCTGGATTCTGATGGTTCGATCGTTGCCTACATCTATTTTGATCCTATCTATCAGGACGATGAGGTCATCGGTTACCTGTCGAACATTAAACGGCATCGGGAAGATGCTCCGCGCGACTTCGACTTTGCGATGACCTGGCACGCCATTCAGCAGTTTCAGCAGGAAGGTAAACAGATCCTCTCACTGGGCATGGCTCCCTTTTATGAACTGGAAGACACCAACCCGGAATTCCAGCCCAATAAAGTGACCAGCTACTGCCTGCGGAAGATCTATCAACACAGCAAACGCACCATGCTGAACTTTGAAGGCATGGCAGCCCACAAACGTCGCTATCGAGGTGACAGCTTCAAAGTCTACTACGCCTCCCCCGCCCGCTTTAACGTATTGAGACTGTTGACGCTCGGAAAAGTCTGTCGCATGTTTTAA
- a CDS encoding SGNH/GDSL hydrolase family protein, producing MKLHSVVTLSLVFGMAVMGIHSVSQGEDKETDQPQVLILGDSISIGYTPTVKELLKEEAVVTRPMKNEEKAENCAGTTNGVKHIDRWLKAGTGDWDVIHFNFGLHDLKRVDFQTGKNSNDSDDPHQASPVEYEKQLREIVGKLKETGAKLIFATTTPVPPGSVKPHRDVEDPVLYNAIALKVMTENGIAVNDLFAYAEPRLDEIQRKANVHFTGEGYRELGEQVAAKIRTALTEPRE from the coding sequence ATGAAGTTACATTCTGTTGTTACGTTGTCACTGGTATTTGGTATGGCTGTAATGGGGATTCATTCGGTGAGTCAGGGCGAAGATAAAGAAACGGATCAACCGCAGGTGTTGATTCTCGGTGATTCGATTTCGATTGGATATACTCCAACGGTCAAGGAACTGCTCAAAGAGGAAGCAGTGGTAACGCGTCCTATGAAAAATGAGGAAAAGGCCGAAAACTGCGCGGGTACCACCAATGGGGTCAAGCACATTGATCGTTGGTTAAAAGCTGGGACGGGCGATTGGGATGTGATTCATTTCAACTTCGGTCTGCACGACTTGAAGCGAGTCGATTTTCAAACAGGAAAAAACTCTAACGATTCGGATGACCCGCATCAGGCGTCTCCAGTAGAGTATGAAAAACAATTGCGAGAGATCGTCGGCAAGTTGAAGGAGACCGGAGCGAAGCTGATCTTTGCGACGACGACCCCCGTACCTCCGGGTAGTGTGAAACCACATCGTGATGTAGAAGACCCAGTTCTTTATAACGCAATCGCGCTGAAGGTCATGACCGAGAACGGGATCGCTGTTAACGATTTGTTCGCCTATGCTGAACCTCGCTTGGACGAGATTCAACGGAAGGCGAACGTTCATTTTACCGGAGAAGGCTACCGGGAACTGGGCGAGCAGGTTGCAGCTAAAATCCGCACTGCGTTGACGGAACCCAGAGAATAG
- a CDS encoding response regulator transcription factor — MNILIVEDESVIAEGLKFNFEQEGYTPFVAGDGQTALDILRDPQNSIDVILLDLMLPGMSGYDVCKEIRELDPQVPVLVLSARTLSEDKTQAFDLGADQYMTKPFALPELLSRVRNLVGRRPKSDPGLKPHGRSETVKLLPDQYELGKSIIDFSKFQIHHEGEVESLTTMEIQLLKYFIQNEDRVLSRTQILEDVWNQNAEISTRTIDNFVLRLRKMIEENPANPQHIVSVRGTGYQFFKTPK; from the coding sequence ATGAATATACTCATTGTCGAAGACGAAAGTGTGATCGCCGAAGGACTCAAATTTAACTTTGAGCAGGAAGGTTATACTCCCTTCGTTGCGGGCGACGGTCAAACCGCTCTGGATATTCTGCGAGATCCTCAGAACAGTATTGATGTCATTCTTCTGGATCTCATGTTGCCCGGCATGAGTGGCTACGACGTCTGTAAGGAAATCCGTGAGCTCGACCCTCAGGTCCCTGTGCTGGTTCTGTCTGCCCGGACACTGAGTGAAGATAAAACACAGGCTTTCGACCTGGGTGCTGATCAGTACATGACTAAACCGTTCGCGCTCCCCGAACTGCTGAGCCGCGTGCGGAACCTGGTGGGAAGACGTCCGAAGAGCGACCCCGGCCTCAAACCACATGGACGTTCGGAAACTGTTAAATTGCTACCGGACCAATATGAGTTGGGAAAATCGATCATCGATTTCTCCAAGTTTCAGATCCATCATGAGGGAGAAGTCGAAAGTCTGACGACGATGGAGATCCAGCTGTTGAAGTATTTCATCCAGAACGAGGATCGAGTTCTCTCCCGAACTCAGATATTAGAAGACGTTTGGAATCAAAATGCCGAGATCAGCACGCGGACGATCGACAACTTCGTTTTACGTCTCCGAAAAATGATCGAAGAAAATCCCGCAAACCCGCAACATATTGTCTCCGTTCGCGGGACTGGATATCAGTTTTTTAAAACACCGAAATGA
- the hmpA gene encoding NO-inducible flavohemoprotein, translating to MLSAKTIQIVKEITPAVAANAETITTCFYKRMFAGNPEVKAYFNAAHQHSGGQQRALAGAICAYFTHIDNPAVLGPAVELIAQKHCSLGIQEDQYPIVGKHLLDAIKEVMGDAATPEIIDAVAEAYGFLAEVCVGREAAIYQELREQPGGWNGYRKFEVARKETESSEVVSLYLKAADGNPIADYLPGQYLTVRVDHPTTPTSPRNYSISDKPNGEYYRISVKRESALTENAPGGVISNYLHDVVQVGDQLEIGPPCGEFTLDPEQQDGRSVVFLAGGIGVTPLLAMAKALVAKKSSTPVYFLQAARNSDVLALRGEVQQLVEQNPLVKSLVMFDQAMADELSCGHCDAEGFLTLETLQNWAPLTEAEFYFCGPKPFMENVMSILNLAGVPESRIHFEFFGPKQELVTAG from the coding sequence ATGTTGAGCGCGAAGACAATTCAGATTGTAAAAGAGATCACACCCGCTGTCGCCGCCAATGCGGAAACGATCACGACTTGTTTTTATAAACGGATGTTCGCCGGAAATCCGGAAGTGAAAGCGTATTTCAACGCCGCCCACCAACACAGTGGAGGTCAGCAGCGTGCATTGGCGGGAGCGATATGTGCCTATTTCACTCATATCGATAACCCGGCAGTGCTGGGGCCCGCCGTCGAGCTGATCGCCCAAAAGCATTGTTCCCTCGGAATTCAGGAAGACCAGTACCCCATCGTTGGAAAGCATCTGCTGGATGCCATCAAAGAAGTCATGGGAGACGCCGCCACGCCCGAGATCATCGACGCCGTTGCCGAAGCGTACGGTTTTCTGGCGGAAGTTTGTGTCGGTCGTGAAGCAGCGATCTATCAGGAACTACGCGAGCAGCCAGGTGGCTGGAATGGTTACCGGAAATTTGAAGTCGCCAGAAAAGAAACAGAAAGCAGCGAGGTTGTCTCTCTGTACCTCAAAGCAGCCGACGGAAATCCGATTGCTGATTACCTGCCCGGTCAATACCTCACCGTGCGAGTCGATCACCCAACTACACCCACTTCTCCCCGAAACTACAGCATCTCGGATAAGCCCAATGGCGAATATTACCGTATCAGCGTCAAACGCGAGAGTGCCCTGACGGAAAATGCTCCGGGAGGCGTAATTTCTAATTACCTGCACGACGTCGTGCAAGTGGGCGACCAGCTTGAAATCGGACCACCCTGTGGTGAATTCACACTCGATCCCGAACAGCAGGATGGACGATCCGTTGTATTCCTGGCGGGGGGCATTGGAGTCACACCTTTGCTCGCCATGGCAAAAGCACTGGTTGCAAAGAAAAGTTCAACTCCTGTCTATTTTCTACAGGCTGCTCGCAACAGCGACGTTCTCGCCTTGCGAGGGGAAGTCCAGCAGTTAGTCGAACAGAATCCACTAGTGAAATCGCTCGTGATGTTTGATCAGGCAATGGCGGATGAACTTTCCTGCGGTCACTGCGATGCCGAAGGATTTCTGACTCTGGAAACTTTGCAGAACTGGGCACCGTTGACGGAGGCTGAATTTTACTTCTGTGGACCGAAACCGTTCATGGAGAACGTCATGTCGATTCTGAATCTAGCCGGTGTGCCCGAGTCGCGAATCCACTTTGAATTCTTCGGCCCCAAACAGGAATTAGTAACCGCGGGCTGA
- a CDS encoding DinB family protein, translating to MDDQQTKELIDTYAAGPQLLKTAVEGMTASDLKARPIENQWSTLGVVCHIADFEIVYADRIKRILAEDKPTFFGGEPDEFAAALAYDQRDLATELALIESIRAHLVVILSQLDPEQFMRTGLHSEAGEMTLKQLLINITAHVPHHVGKIKEKRTRLGQ from the coding sequence ATGGATGATCAACAAACAAAAGAACTGATAGACACTTATGCTGCCGGTCCTCAGCTGTTGAAAACTGCTGTGGAGGGAATGACCGCTTCCGACCTGAAAGCTCGACCGATTGAAAATCAGTGGTCGACATTAGGCGTCGTCTGTCATATCGCCGATTTTGAGATTGTTTATGCCGATCGGATCAAGCGGATTCTGGCGGAAGACAAGCCGACCTTCTTTGGTGGTGAACCAGATGAGTTCGCGGCCGCACTCGCCTACGATCAGCGAGACTTGGCGACAGAGTTGGCGTTAATAGAATCGATACGTGCGCATCTGGTCGTCATTCTAAGTCAACTCGATCCGGAGCAATTCATGCGGACAGGATTGCACAGCGAAGCAGGAGAGATGACGTTAAAGCAACTGCTGATCAACATCACTGCGCACGTACCGCACCACGTCGGAAAAATCAAAGAGAAGCGAACGCGGCTTGGCCAATAG
- a CDS encoding metallophosphoesterase family protein, translating into MSQIIRIGVVSDTHGHVPNTEQAVKQLREHEVSHVIHCGDIGTGAVVPLFAEWPTHFVFGNVDREKSHLQSTIEGNGQTSWGEFGELQIGDCRIAFTHGHDSVLLERLSTSGAFDIVCSGHTHVAKLEVQNDIQLLNPGALYRADPHSYAIIELPSQEIKHYQLITES; encoded by the coding sequence ATGTCGCAGATCATTAGAATCGGTGTTGTGAGTGACACGCATGGGCACGTCCCCAATACCGAACAAGCCGTTAAGCAACTTCGCGAACACGAGGTTTCGCATGTCATCCATTGTGGAGACATCGGAACGGGTGCCGTCGTTCCTCTCTTCGCAGAGTGGCCGACCCATTTCGTTTTCGGAAACGTCGATCGGGAGAAAAGTCATCTTCAGTCGACGATCGAAGGAAACGGACAGACATCGTGGGGAGAATTCGGCGAGTTGCAAATCGGAGACTGCCGGATTGCCTTTACTCACGGGCACGATTCAGTCCTGCTCGAACGGCTCAGCACGTCGGGCGCATTTGACATCGTCTGTTCCGGACATACGCACGTCGCCAAACTGGAAGTGCAGAACGATATCCAGTTATTGAATCCGGGCGCACTATACCGCGCAGATCCACATTCCTACGCGATCATCGAACTCCCGAGTCAGGAAATCAAACATTACCAACTGATCACGGAATCGTAG
- a CDS encoding sensor histidine kinase, with protein sequence MKKKSTFSLRYRKGSTLHLPITLNVVLISLNILLMVFWIVILARESAITSLTLGTVLFALILVGLSFYLFLTIKEVRLRKQQSNFVDSVTHELKTPIASLRLYLETLQMRELEPERRDEFYKTMGSELERLDHLINQLLEVAGLDAIGQHYEPEEIELLPFLQKSAGIAAAHHKQNLEEVFSFEGPSVVLNTRRLILEMIFGNLLDNAIKYGGDPPRVKVEILIRPRGRIVTRVIDNGPGVPHELRAKIFRIFFRGGDELTRKQKGTGLGLYIVKTLVNLLKGRVTVHHHLPTGGSVFEVDLPGRAG encoded by the coding sequence GTGAAAAAGAAAAGTACATTCAGCCTGCGATATCGCAAGGGAAGCACGCTGCATCTGCCGATCACGCTGAACGTGGTTCTGATCTCTCTGAATATCTTGTTGATGGTTTTCTGGATTGTCATTCTGGCCCGTGAAAGCGCAATTACGTCACTCACTTTGGGGACGGTGCTGTTCGCTCTGATTCTCGTCGGCCTCTCGTTTTATCTGTTTCTCACCATCAAGGAAGTCCGGTTACGGAAACAGCAATCCAACTTCGTCGATTCCGTCACCCACGAATTAAAAACGCCGATTGCCTCGCTGCGACTTTATCTGGAAACGCTGCAGATGCGAGAATTGGAGCCCGAACGTCGGGACGAATTCTACAAGACGATGGGCTCCGAGCTGGAGCGTCTAGACCATCTGATCAACCAATTGCTCGAAGTCGCCGGACTCGACGCCATCGGTCAACATTACGAACCGGAGGAGATCGAACTATTGCCCTTCCTCCAAAAATCCGCCGGTATCGCCGCCGCGCATCATAAACAGAATCTGGAAGAAGTCTTCAGCTTCGAAGGTCCGTCAGTAGTCCTGAATACGAGACGGTTGATTCTGGAAATGATCTTCGGCAACCTGCTGGATAACGCCATTAAGTACGGTGGAGATCCACCGCGCGTCAAAGTCGAAATTCTCATTCGTCCCCGAGGGCGGATCGTGACGCGAGTGATCGACAACGGACCTGGAGTTCCGCACGAACTGCGTGCGAAGATTTTTCGGATCTTCTTTCGAGGGGGGGACGAACTGACACGCAAGCAGAAGGGAACCGGTCTCGGATTGTACATCGTAAAAACGTTGGTCAACCTGCTCAAAGGACGGGTGACGGTCCATCATCACTTGCCGACAGGCGGATCAGTCTTTGAAGTCGATTTACCGGGAAGAGCGGGCTGA
- a CDS encoding Gfo/Idh/MocA family protein produces the protein MTNQGNGNNLNRRSFLETTGTAAVAASALTWSAKSYAAIKGANERINIGLIGAGVIGNAHMKVYNKLKEPNNIAVEAIVDCWKSRADAGQKFTDAKYSLTDYRELLDMKDVDQVTVAVPEHTHADMVIDAFDAGKAVYCEKPMTHDIEQAQRVWAKQKETGLPLQVGVQGMSDDSYIAARKAIDGGMIGQVVQAQIEYVRHYPDNAGPWRVPEQVNKYQDKPSDLDWDAWLGHAEKIDWNPHHYFEWRNYRRYSGGICTDLFIHRISRIMKACNLLYPRRVVGMGGIWQWDDGRDLPDNFEMICEYPRGMTVYVLGTMSNRRKIDHIIRGTDGYIEFGGDGWVAKDDKNEKRSPATKNRVAKIWDCTKPTCRTTFVTAKNSTAPWNSVWRASLLLTWPTNPGVLAA, from the coding sequence ATGACGAATCAAGGCAACGGGAATAACCTCAACCGTCGCTCCTTCCTGGAAACGACGGGCACGGCTGCAGTGGCTGCTTCGGCACTCACCTGGTCCGCGAAAAGTTATGCCGCGATCAAAGGGGCCAACGAGCGGATCAACATTGGTCTGATCGGTGCCGGCGTAATCGGCAACGCCCACATGAAGGTTTACAACAAACTGAAAGAGCCGAACAACATTGCTGTAGAGGCGATCGTTGATTGTTGGAAATCTCGTGCTGATGCCGGCCAGAAGTTTACTGACGCCAAATATTCGCTGACCGACTACCGCGAACTGCTCGACATGAAAGATGTCGATCAGGTGACCGTCGCCGTTCCCGAACATACTCATGCCGATATGGTGATTGACGCGTTTGATGCTGGCAAAGCCGTTTACTGTGAAAAACCGATGACCCACGATATCGAACAGGCTCAACGAGTCTGGGCGAAACAGAAAGAAACTGGCCTGCCTTTGCAGGTGGGTGTTCAGGGCATGTCGGACGACAGTTATATCGCTGCTCGTAAAGCGATTGACGGAGGCATGATTGGTCAGGTCGTTCAGGCTCAGATTGAGTATGTTCGCCACTATCCTGACAACGCTGGCCCCTGGCGTGTGCCGGAACAGGTTAATAAATATCAGGACAAACCTTCCGACCTCGACTGGGATGCCTGGTTGGGACACGCGGAAAAAATCGACTGGAATCCGCACCACTACTTCGAGTGGCGTAATTACCGTCGTTACTCTGGCGGTATCTGCACCGACTTGTTCATTCACCGGATTTCCCGCATCATGAAAGCTTGCAACCTGCTGTATCCACGGCGTGTGGTTGGCATGGGCGGTATCTGGCAGTGGGATGATGGTCGCGATCTGCCCGATAACTTCGAGATGATCTGCGAATACCCTCGAGGTATGACCGTCTACGTGCTCGGCACGATGAGCAACCGTCGTAAAATTGACCACATCATTCGCGGAACCGATGGTTACATCGAATTCGGCGGTGACGGCTGGGTCGCCAAAGACGACAAGAATGAAAAGAGATCGCCAGCCACAAAAAATCGGGTGGCGAAGATATGGGACTGCACGAAACCAACCTGCAGAACCACATTCGTAACGGCGAAGAACTCAACTGCCCCGTGGAACTCGGTATGGCGGGCGTCGTTGCTGTTAACATGGCCAACGAATCCTGGCGTTCTGGCCGCATGA
- a CDS encoding c-type heme family protein, producing the protein MKKLLAVSLLLLLLAFSVNGIGEEPAADVAEESVSLPATVEEARGRAKLLHEMAHGALQVMHRDFFLEDESRVIPSASLEDVFEAINESYQVRMKWLIVETDIVNVDHEPATDYERTAAKALAEGKGFFEQADANQYSYTGSIRLASQCLKCHVQDRKDTEPRTAGLVIQMPLNQMAVKAVSKSELTTEAASE; encoded by the coding sequence ATGAAGAAACTACTGGCCGTGTCTCTGTTGTTATTATTGCTTGCCTTCTCGGTCAATGGAATAGGGGAGGAGCCTGCGGCGGACGTTGCCGAGGAGAGCGTGAGTCTTCCCGCTACAGTGGAAGAAGCGCGTGGACGCGCAAAGTTGCTGCATGAAATGGCTCACGGGGCGCTCCAAGTGATGCACCGCGATTTCTTTCTCGAAGACGAGTCCCGAGTAATCCCGTCGGCGTCTCTGGAGGATGTCTTTGAAGCGATTAATGAGTCGTATCAAGTGCGAATGAAATGGTTGATCGTAGAGACGGATATTGTCAACGTTGATCATGAACCAGCAACCGACTATGAACGTACTGCCGCCAAAGCACTGGCCGAGGGTAAAGGCTTTTTTGAACAGGCGGATGCGAATCAGTATTCCTATACAGGTTCCATTCGGTTGGCTTCACAATGTTTAAAATGCCACGTTCAGGATCGTAAAGATACAGAACCACGGACGGCAGGTCTGGTGATCCAGATGCCTCTGAATCAGATGGCAGTGAAAGCGGTGTCCAAATCCGAACTAACAACCGAAGCGGCTTCTGAATAA
- a CDS encoding acyl-CoA desaturase: MATELVEPGVPVEETESVNGNQAVAMAGGSGEALPIWDSFLPTHLSWANVDWAVFMWMSAMHIGFLAAPFFFTWEAGVVALVMHFLCSSCGICIGFHRYLSHRSFQLKKPAEAFMLTCAVLAGQGSPLKWAATHRLHHQRSDKEGDPHSPQDGKWWSHLTWLFMSQPPEAIEALYKKYIPDLLKKPIMRFLEKTYGPILLLTAPAFFAAGYVYGGVTQGLAFMLWGLCFRIVVSYHSTWCVNSATHLWGYISYKTTDTSKNNWWVALLTYGEGWHNNHHAHPRLARAGHRWWEIDISFWVIRLMQMMGQATQVVDKIPTQGAQSTEHEL; encoded by the coding sequence ATGGCTACTGAATTAGTAGAACCCGGAGTTCCGGTTGAAGAAACTGAGTCGGTGAATGGCAACCAGGCTGTTGCCATGGCTGGCGGTAGTGGCGAAGCCTTACCCATTTGGGATTCATTTCTTCCCACGCATCTGAGTTGGGCCAACGTTGACTGGGCTGTCTTTATGTGGATGTCAGCAATGCACATCGGATTTCTGGCAGCTCCCTTCTTCTTCACCTGGGAAGCGGGAGTGGTTGCTCTGGTGATGCACTTCCTTTGCTCCAGTTGTGGAATCTGTATCGGTTTTCACCGTTACCTGTCACACCGCTCTTTCCAATTGAAAAAGCCGGCCGAAGCTTTCATGCTGACCTGTGCCGTACTTGCCGGACAGGGATCACCTTTGAAGTGGGCCGCCACCCATCGCCTGCACCACCAGCGTTCCGACAAAGAAGGGGACCCACATTCACCACAGGATGGTAAATGGTGGTCTCACTTGACTTGGTTGTTCATGTCTCAGCCTCCTGAGGCAATTGAGGCGCTCTACAAAAAATACATTCCAGATTTGCTCAAAAAACCGATCATGCGGTTTCTGGAAAAAACATACGGTCCTATCCTGTTGTTGACCGCTCCGGCCTTCTTCGCCGCGGGTTATGTTTATGGTGGCGTGACTCAGGGACTCGCCTTCATGCTGTGGGGCCTCTGCTTCCGAATTGTGGTTTCGTACCATAGCACTTGGTGCGTGAACTCGGCGACACACTTGTGGGGATACATCTCCTACAAGACAACCGACACTTCCAAAAACAACTGGTGGGTTGCCCTGCTGACTTACGGTGAAGGCTGGCACAACAATCACCATGCCCATCCCCGTCTGGCTCGCGCCGGTCACCGCTGGTGGGAAATTGACATTTCCTTCTGGGTCATCCGTCTGATGCAAATGATGGGTCAGGCAACTCAGGTTGTCGACAAAATCCCTACCCAGGGAGCCCAGTCGACAGAGCATGAACTGTAA
- a CDS encoding ion transporter translates to MEAKRLDFEQRMMVPMFLLGVVFLLFLAGFLHGTNLHILQGEEEMSPIEHFEGFWSNPLVVVCRWGMLLLWPCFLFEAIMHYRYKSPRWKKAFYSVLFPPARIGAADFQTGKTVWLPFLGKTKINAGLRHRVSRGATFPMIIIALMVLPLLAVEHTWKGQIAEHPILSYLLRGGEGFIWFAFTFEFIVMLHIVEKKFQYCKSNWLDIAIILLPVLGFLRILRLGRLVQLTSRIPQLGRMVQLYNMRGLIMRLWRAVLVFELLDRLLRGTPEKQLTRCQLQLQEKEAELKSLQEKMAALQELVNSTAIPVTEVVVSDDSSDEGDLRVA, encoded by the coding sequence ATGGAAGCCAAACGATTAGATTTTGAGCAACGGATGATGGTCCCCATGTTTCTGTTGGGGGTTGTCTTTCTCCTCTTTCTGGCTGGCTTCCTGCATGGGACCAACCTGCACATCTTGCAGGGGGAGGAAGAGATGTCCCCCATCGAGCATTTCGAGGGTTTCTGGAGCAACCCGCTGGTCGTAGTTTGTCGCTGGGGAATGCTGCTGTTGTGGCCCTGCTTTCTATTTGAAGCGATCATGCACTACCGCTACAAAAGTCCCCGCTGGAAAAAAGCATTCTATTCAGTCCTTTTTCCGCCCGCTCGTATTGGGGCTGCCGATTTTCAAACAGGTAAAACGGTCTGGCTCCCTTTCCTCGGCAAGACCAAAATCAATGCGGGCCTTCGTCATCGTGTCTCTAGAGGAGCGACCTTTCCGATGATCATCATCGCGTTGATGGTGCTCCCTCTTCTGGCTGTCGAACACACTTGGAAAGGGCAAATCGCGGAGCACCCCATACTCTCATACCTGCTACGCGGTGGGGAAGGCTTCATATGGTTCGCCTTCACATTCGAGTTTATTGTGATGCTTCACATCGTCGAGAAAAAATTTCAGTACTGTAAATCGAACTGGCTCGATATCGCCATTATTCTATTGCCCGTTCTAGGTTTCCTGCGGATTTTGCGACTGGGTCGCCTGGTGCAACTGACCAGTCGGATCCCGCAGTTGGGACGGATGGTTCAGCTGTATAATATGCGTGGACTGATTATGAGGTTGTGGCGGGCCGTGCTGGTCTTCGAACTTCTCGATCGGTTACTGCGGGGGACACCCGAAAAACAGCTCACCCGATGCCAGTTACAGCTACAGGAAAAAGAGGCCGAACTCAAATCGCTCCAGGAAAAAATGGCCGCGCTTCAGGAGTTGGTCAATTCAACCGCAATACCGGTAACGGAAGTTGTGGTGAGCGATGATTCTTCCGACGAGGGCGATCTACGGGTCGCCTGA
- a CDS encoding 3-keto-disaccharide hydrolase, with amino-acid sequence MKRVHLVLTSLSLLVLSALASAGEEDFVKLFDGGDLSAWHHEGADGIQTENITGYVVEDGILRCGPGGKYLLTPDKYEDFVFRLDYRLPEGGNNGVGIRTTIPGNPAFDGMEIQLLDDTAEKYNALADYQYNGSVYGILPAKRGHLKPLGEWNEMEITAIGSKVKVVLNGTTIVDGDIVEATKNGPLDKREHPGLLNETGHIVLCGHGDPVEFRNIRVKRIK; translated from the coding sequence ATGAAACGTGTGCATCTCGTTCTCACCAGTTTGTCACTTCTGGTCCTCAGTGCGCTTGCTAGCGCCGGAGAAGAGGATTTCGTCAAACTGTTTGATGGTGGGGACTTATCCGCCTGGCATCATGAAGGTGCCGATGGAATCCAGACTGAAAATATCACAGGGTATGTCGTTGAAGACGGCATCCTTCGCTGCGGTCCAGGAGGGAAGTACCTCTTAACACCGGACAAATATGAGGACTTCGTATTCCGTCTTGATTATCGCCTGCCCGAAGGTGGCAACAACGGCGTTGGTATTCGCACCACCATTCCTGGTAATCCTGCATTCGATGGTATGGAAATTCAGCTGCTGGACGACACCGCTGAGAAATACAACGCCCTCGCTGATTACCAGTACAACGGTTCGGTTTACGGAATTCTTCCTGCGAAACGTGGGCACCTGAAACCACTGGGCGAATGGAACGAAATGGAAATTACTGCCATCGGTTCCAAGGTTAAAGTCGTACTGAATGGTACCACCATCGTGGATGGTGATATTGTCGAAGCGACTAAAAATGGTCCTCTCGATAAACGCGAGCATCCCGGTCTACTCAATGAAACGGGACATATCGTTCTCTGCGGCCACGGCGATCCGGTTGAGTTCCGTAATATCCGTGTGAAACGAATCAAATAA